One Picrophilus oshimae DSM 9789 genomic region harbors:
- a CDS encoding alpha/beta hydrolase-fold protein, giving the protein MIRIKSRALKGNKLNDSDERDILVFYPDHVDHGILFIELAGLNGTPKLNNRFSEIITKLYKNGKIENSVIINPDFSTRFHVNQYMNSPEVGNYEDFIINEIIPEVSEMFHTDKTVLFGKSSGGFGAYNLAVRHSDIINGFADHFGDSCFEYVYIPDIPVAYKYLRDKSIDDFISETSGKSDISDDEIRTLNIIGMSAFYSYNDHGFDLPFDNENGSFKNDVWNRWIYYDPAKNIEKYLNELRRLSIYMDVGLKDEYNLFIGLRTMHSKLLKNNIEHCYLEFNGGHFGNSKRYEFSLPYFVERFKNTF; this is encoded by the coding sequence ATGATAAGAATAAAAAGCAGGGCATTAAAAGGTAATAAATTAAATGATAGCGATGAGAGGGATATACTGGTTTTTTACCCGGATCATGTTGATCATGGAATACTTTTTATAGAGCTTGCAGGCCTTAACGGAACGCCTAAATTAAACAACAGGTTTTCAGAGATAATAACAAAGCTTTACAAAAATGGGAAAATTGAGAATTCGGTAATTATAAATCCAGATTTCTCAACAAGATTTCATGTTAACCAGTACATGAATTCTCCTGAGGTTGGTAACTACGAGGATTTCATAATCAATGAGATAATACCAGAGGTATCTGAAATGTTTCATACAGATAAGACCGTTTTATTCGGGAAATCCTCCGGCGGCTTCGGTGCATACAACCTTGCCGTTAGGCACAGTGATATAATAAACGGTTTTGCAGATCATTTTGGTGATAGCTGCTTTGAGTACGTTTACATACCAGATATACCGGTTGCCTATAAATATCTAAGGGATAAATCAATAGATGATTTTATATCTGAAACATCAGGCAAATCTGATATAAGCGATGATGAAATAAGAACATTAAACATAATAGGCATGTCCGCATTTTATTCTTACAATGATCATGGTTTTGATCTTCCATTTGATAATGAGAACGGATCTTTTAAAAACGATGTCTGGAACAGATGGATTTATTACGATCCGGCAAAGAATATAGAAAAATATCTAAATGAGCTTAGAAGGCTTTCAATATACATGGACGTTGGCCTAAAGGATGAGTACAATTTATTCATAGGGCTTAGAACAATGCACAGCAAGCTTTTAAAGAATAACATAGAACACTGCTACCTGGAGTTCAATGGCGGGCACTTTGGCAACAGCAAGAGGTACGAGTTTTCCCTGCCATACTTCGTTGAAAGGTTTAAGAATACTTTTTAA
- a CDS encoding ABC transporter substrate-binding protein, producing MRKLKMENGSEIILNDDLKRIVSFSPAVTETLFDLGLGDNIIADSAFCARPEGAKNKRKLASYSTTRIDVLEELKPDIILTIGGYQEILYNKLNDKFKTYMFELPSSMFGILDMINRIGIVVNRKKEARDLVSSLSKNIKINDGKIKTYFEMDLGGPVTFGSMSYITDALYFLGFETIYMKYDAEWLYPDFEFVKTMDPDVIIYEHKMYRDFNEKDMEKIINDRDWHNISAVRNGNVFITPGKLDFFAHHGPSFFREVIPWADNVYKSIKRL from the coding sequence ATGAGAAAATTAAAGATGGAAAACGGCTCCGAGATAATTTTAAATGATGATTTAAAAAGAATTGTTTCATTCAGCCCTGCTGTTACCGAAACGCTTTTCGACCTTGGCCTTGGCGATAACATCATAGCTGATTCCGCATTCTGTGCAAGACCAGAGGGTGCAAAAAACAAGAGGAAGCTTGCAAGTTATTCAACGACAAGAATTGATGTCCTTGAGGAATTGAAACCAGATATTATATTAACAATTGGCGGTTACCAGGAAATACTTTACAATAAATTAAATGATAAGTTCAAAACCTATATGTTTGAACTACCATCTTCAATGTTTGGCATACTTGATATGATCAACAGGATAGGCATAGTTGTTAACAGAAAAAAGGAGGCAAGGGATCTCGTTTCCTCATTAAGTAAAAATATAAAAATAAATGATGGAAAGATAAAAACATACTTTGAAATGGATCTTGGGGGCCCGGTAACCTTTGGCTCCATGAGCTATATTACGGATGCACTTTATTTTCTTGGCTTTGAAACCATATACATGAAATACGATGCTGAATGGCTTTATCCCGATTTTGAATTTGTTAAAACCATGGATCCAGACGTTATAATATATGAACATAAGATGTACCGTGATTTCAATGAAAAGGATATGGAAAAAATTATAAATGACAGGGACTGGCATAATATAAGTGCAGTCAGAAATGGAAACGTTTTCATAACCCCGGGCAAGCTCGACTTCTTTGCACATCATGGACCATCGTTTTTCAGGGAGGTAATACCCTGGGCGGATAATGTATACAAGTCAATAAAAAGATTATAA
- a CDS encoding D-sedoheptulose-7-phosphate isomerase → MDINSYIEDDINMLKSIDIKAITRIADLIIKTIENNGKIISFGNGGSSADADHLTAELNGHFLRSRSALPAISLSNGSVITAISNDYGYENVFSRQIEALCNENDCVIGITTSGRSINVINALKKARDKNAITIAMTGSNHELLKNICNEVIYVNSDKTPNIQDIHTAIIHIISYIIDEHFY, encoded by the coding sequence ATGGATATAAATTCTTACATAGAAGATGATATAAACATGCTTAAATCGATTGATATTAAAGCAATAACAAGAATTGCAGATTTAATAATAAAAACCATTGAAAACAATGGCAAAATAATATCATTTGGAAACGGCGGCTCATCTGCAGATGCCGATCATTTAACAGCGGAGCTCAATGGGCATTTTTTAAGATCACGGTCGGCCCTACCTGCAATATCCCTGTCCAATGGATCAGTAATAACGGCCATATCAAATGATTACGGCTATGAAAATGTATTTTCAAGGCAGATCGAGGCCTTATGCAACGAAAATGACTGTGTAATAGGAATAACAACGTCAGGAAGATCAATAAATGTAATAAATGCATTGAAAAAGGCCAGGGATAAAAATGCAATCACAATTGCAATGACAGGTTCAAACCATGAGCTTTTAAAAAACATATGCAATGAAGTAATATATGTAAATTCAGACAAAACGCCAAACATCCAGGATATTCATACAGCGATTATACATATTATATCATATATTATAGATGAGCATTTTTATTAA
- a CDS encoding ROK family protein: protein MYFIGFDIGGTNTSLVLVEYNDNIKIISVNKFRSYANSYKDEINAASDIIDSWILNYNIDRIGVSIGGPLDYKNGIILEPPHLPGFWHVNLKSILEKRFNVPVNIMHDALSSTIAEWRWGNGINSRNMTFMTFGTGFGAGFIINGRPYINDKSLEIGYNKLSIKSGLNYDYICSGSGLNDMAKIYGEKYAVRKSMEHLGYLLAFLANTFAFEMAVIGGVFTYRYNEFYPLLYKKFRKFSINDMKILPSRFGSDIGVYSSMAAALYED, encoded by the coding sequence ATGTATTTTATAGGATTTGACATAGGTGGAACAAACACATCACTTGTACTTGTGGAATACAATGATAATATAAAGATTATTTCTGTAAATAAGTTCAGGAGCTATGCCAATAGTTACAAGGATGAAATAAACGCGGCCTCAGATATAATAGATTCCTGGATTTTAAATTATAATATAGATAGAATCGGCGTCAGCATAGGAGGCCCGCTTGATTATAAAAATGGAATCATACTTGAACCACCACACCTGCCTGGATTCTGGCATGTTAATTTAAAGAGTATACTTGAAAAAAGGTTTAATGTACCTGTAAACATCATGCATGATGCATTATCTTCAACAATAGCAGAGTGGAGATGGGGTAATGGCATTAATTCAAGGAACATGACATTTATGACCTTTGGCACCGGTTTTGGGGCAGGTTTTATAATAAATGGAAGACCTTACATAAATGATAAAAGCCTTGAGATAGGCTATAATAAATTATCCATTAAATCAGGGCTAAACTATGATTACATATGCAGCGGCAGCGGTTTAAACGACATGGCAAAAATATACGGTGAGAAATACGCTGTAAGAAAATCCATGGAGCATCTTGGGTATCTGCTTGCATTCCTTGCAAACACCTTTGCATTTGAAATGGCGGTTATAGGCGGTGTCTTTACATACAGGTACAATGAGTTTTATCCATTACTATATAAAAAATTCAGAAAGTTCTCAATAAACGATATGAAAATACTACCATCAAGGTTTGGAAGCGATATTGGTGTTTATTCAAGCATGGCGGCAGCCCTGTATGAAGATTAA
- a CDS encoding MFS transporter — MKINIIGTALVSFIMNSTLRFFVPVLLPFIISNLNINVYLGSLLVTAYWIGYTFMQIPSGIIADRIGISLSARLSFFAMVLLFTGFYFFRSYLCYFLIQVFIGAASAMVYVSDTAIVQAASELKKRAESVGIYQTGFFIGASLGEYLVLRTFDISFDFSFYFIMILLIIALILNILFMNYKDFKRPPGRIDRNIVYVALIRFSAGFSYIGFAAIFTTFIVYTGIVNYKNAYIYAWIPASGGLITSPIGGIISSRLGINKSILSIIPVIIMDFIIMFLNYLKKYIFLLSFFTGIMYGIYAGPSMGMASDFSGGDKNIASSSGIINFSSQVGGTISPIIIGFLYSIYHSFYIPFIFISLTSMIVLTIPILKLRIHTRYL, encoded by the coding sequence ATGAAGATTAATATCATAGGAACTGCACTTGTTTCATTTATAATGAATTCCACGCTCCGCTTCTTTGTGCCTGTTCTTCTACCATTTATTATATCAAATCTTAATATAAATGTATACCTTGGATCGCTTCTTGTAACGGCATACTGGATAGGATATACATTTATGCAGATACCATCAGGCATAATTGCAGACAGAATTGGAATTTCATTATCCGCAAGATTATCATTTTTTGCAATGGTTTTATTATTCACCGGATTTTACTTTTTTAGATCGTATTTATGCTATTTTTTGATACAGGTATTTATTGGGGCCGCATCGGCCATGGTTTATGTGTCTGATACCGCAATTGTTCAGGCAGCAAGTGAATTAAAGAAAAGAGCGGAAAGCGTGGGAATATATCAGACGGGATTCTTTATAGGCGCCTCACTGGGTGAATACCTTGTATTAAGAACCTTTGATATAAGCTTTGATTTTTCCTTCTATTTTATAATGATCCTGTTAATCATTGCATTAATATTAAACATACTTTTTATGAATTATAAAGATTTTAAAAGACCGCCGGGCAGGATAGATAGAAATATAGTATACGTTGCATTGATAAGATTTTCAGCAGGTTTTTCATATATTGGCTTTGCAGCAATCTTTACAACGTTTATAGTATACACTGGTATTGTAAATTATAAAAATGCATACATATATGCATGGATTCCCGCCTCAGGGGGCCTAATAACATCACCCATAGGCGGTATTATATCGTCAAGACTCGGTATCAATAAATCAATTTTATCGATAATACCAGTTATTATTATGGATTTTATTATAATGTTTTTGAATTATCTAAAAAAATACATATTTTTGCTATCATTTTTCACCGGAATTATGTACGGCATCTATGCAGGACCATCCATGGGAATGGCCTCTGATTTCAGTGGCGGTGATAAAAACATAGCATCATCAAGCGGAATAATAAACTTCAGCTCCCAGGTTGGCGGAACAATATCGCCAATCATTATAGGTTTTTTATATTCAATTTATCATTCATTTTATATACCGTTTATATTTATATCATTGACATCGATGATTGTTTTAACAATACCAATTTTGAAGTTAAGAATTCATACCAGATACCTTTAA
- a CDS encoding OB-fold nucleic acid binding domain-containing protein produces MEEITKIKDLNPSSRRVNVVGKVVSVSEPKEIKTRFGEDKAVTEVVIADDTGKITLTLWNEQADNVKDAVALRIDNGYVSLLRGHMRLNVGKYGSLSQTDDEIEANEDLDMSEKEYENQYNYRNNNYRKNNNYRNRNFRKYDDEE; encoded by the coding sequence ATGGAAGAAATAACCAAGATAAAGGATCTAAACCCTTCTTCAAGGCGTGTAAACGTTGTTGGGAAGGTAGTGTCAGTGAGTGAGCCAAAGGAGATTAAGACAAGATTTGGAGAGGACAAGGCGGTAACAGAGGTTGTTATAGCAGATGACACAGGAAAGATTACATTAACGCTCTGGAATGAACAGGCAGATAATGTAAAGGATGCTGTGGCATTGAGAATAGACAACGGTTACGTTTCATTACTAAGAGGTCACATGAGATTAAACGTTGGAAAATACGGTTCCCTTTCTCAGACAGATGATGAAATAGAGGCAAATGAAGATCTTGACATGAGTGAGAAGGAGTACGAAAACCAGTACAATTACAGAAACAATAATTACAGGAAAAATAACAATTACAGAAACAGGAATTTTAGAAAATATGATGATGAAGAGTAA